The Theobroma cacao cultivar B97-61/B2 chromosome 2, Criollo_cocoa_genome_V2, whole genome shotgun sequence genome includes the window TTTTGTTGAGTATATAATTCCAGTTGCATAAATTTTACACCTACCTCACCTAACCCTCTGTACAGCCGATACGTTCATACAAGGCTAATTAAAAACAACCCAAAACTAGGGATAGCACATCTCCTAatcttttactaaaattattgttCGAAAATAGTATATTTCATAAGGTTCAAACATTTCATATTGCCAAGATATATAAAAGGTGAATGATTTATATATGAAAACCAACTATGGACTTGTTGCAAGTAAGGAAAACGGAGTGGGCTCGCGCGCACACAAAATTAGAccaaacttttaaaaatttcatatttctcCCCCCCTGCGCCGAATATACACGTAGGCTGTGCCCAAGTGACTTTTTGTACCttggctttaattttttttaagcttttgcAACATTTGATTAAATCAAACTCAAACTCTATTATGCTTACCTGGTTCTCCTAGTTTTGCTTAACGTTTATTCTGTTTTTGCTTCAACGTTTATCTGACTTAGTTAAATGGTTGACCAAGTTTTTCTCAACTCCCTGATCTGGTGTAAGGTTCACTCTCCTCCATGCCTATAAATACAGCCTTACACCCTCACTCACAACACACACcaaagcttttcttttcttaagcTTTCTCGACTAATTTCCTCTACCTCTTTTCTTCTCATAAGCTTATTTGCCTCCTCTCTTTTATAACTGGGTTTTCACTTTTCTGTTGTTCCTATCATCCCTTAATAGTTTGTGCAAACTATAAGGAAGGGTTTGTTGAATCTTGGAGGATAGCCGCTACAGTCCTTTTGCACCgaattttatactttgaaagggcgaaaattattattaaggATAGTGATACCATGCCTCAGACCAATTActatttttacttgttttattttccttgTTGCTAATTTTTCTAACATTCTTAAGGATAATGGATTCCCACGTTGATAATGCTACTGCCACTGTTCCTAATGCTGCCTCTATCCCTACTGCCACCACCACTGTCAACGGTTCCCCTATAGCTCCGACTCCGATGACTAGTCCTCTTATACCCTCGACTTCATATGccaaactatttccaactatTTCCAAAATAGAAGTCTTTGATAGCAGAAACTTCAAAAGGTGGCAAGAAAGATTTTTTCAATCCTTGATGTTCATGGGGTCGCTTTTGCACTAATTGATTTCAAGCCAGATGATATCAAGATGTTGGAACCATGGATGCATGCAAATAAGGTATGCAAGCATACAATCATTAGCACACTTTCTAATGAGTTGTTTGATATATACAACCCTTACAAAGAAGCAAAGCAAATATAAGAGTCAATGATAGCCAAATACATTGCTGAAGATGTTAGGAAACAGAAGTTCATGATTGGCAACTTTTATCACTGGAAGATGACAGATGACAAGGACATCAAGAGTCAGATCAATGAATACCACAAGCTGGTGGATGATTTGAAggttaaaaaaatcaacttgcAAGAAGAGTTCGTTGTTGGGTTGTTGATTGAGAAGCTACCAGAATCTTGGAATGGATACAAGCAACAACTAAAGCACAAGGAAAAGCAGTTGTCACTTGCAGATTTAATTGtgcacatcatcattgaagaCACAACCCGCAGGGAGATTAAGGCCTCCAAAGCTAAGGAAATTACAACTAAAGCTAATCTGGTGCAAGGCATAACCCAACGTCAACAAAGGTACCCTTACGAACTTGATCATAAACCTAAAGCTCCTCATCCCACCTTCAAAAAGAAGGGTAGTTGTTTTGTTTGTGGAAAGCCAGGGCATCATGCAGCACAAtgcaagaaaagaacaaagggaaatgACAAACCTGCTAATCCAAAAGTCAACTTGGTCAAAGCAGATGAATCCGACGATGTAATTGTTGCGGTCATTTCACAAGCAAATATGGTGGCCATTGTGAAGGAATGGGTGGTAGACTCAGGTGCTACCAGCATATTTGTGCAAACATAAATGCCTTTACCTCATATACTCTTGTAGGGGAAGGAGAAGAGACAATATACCTTGGTGATTCTCGAACTGCTCAAGTTCTTGGTAAAAGGAAAGTCCTTCTTAAGCTCGCATCTGGCAAGACCCTAGCTCTAAATGATGTTCTTCATGTTCCCAATATAAGGGCAAACCTGGTATCTGTGGCCTATTAGGCAAGGTTAGGGTGAAAGTGTCATTCGAATCTGACAAGATCTTGATGACAAAAAATAATGTGTTTGTGGGTAAAGGTTATTGCAATCAGGGACTCTTTGTACTTAACATTTTCAATGTTTTGAATGAAAATGGTAATTCTTCTACTTACATGATTGACTCTGTTGATTTATGGCATGGTAGACTATGACATTTTAGCATTCcttatattaagaaaatgcAATCACTGGGTTTAATTTCgagtattaaaaataaatgcttTAATAAATGCGAAATATGTGCTGAaacaaaattaactaagaaaagttgtatttCAGTAAATAAGGAATctaaattattaagtttaattcaTATAGACTTAGGAGATCTAAAACAAACTGCGACTAGAGGTGGTAAGCAATACTATGTTACATTTATTGACGATTATTCTAGATTTACCAAAGTTTATTTGCTTAAGCATAAAGATGAAGCTTTTGAcatgtttattaaatataaagctaaggtagaaaattaactaaataaaaagataaaaagaattaGATCAGATAGAGGGGGTGAATATATACCGATTAAtgatatttgtgaaaaagaaggaatAATTCATGAAATTACTCCTCCATATTCTCCTGAATCAAATGGTGTagctgaaagaaaaaatagaacattaaaaaaaatgatgaactCTATGCTTGTTAGTTCCAATGCATAAGAAAATTTATGGGGTGAAGCTTTATTATCTGCATGTCATATTCAAAATAGAATACCTTATAAGAAAACTGATAAGACACTTTATGAATTATGGAAAGGTTATT containing:
- the LOC108660722 gene encoding uncharacterized protein LOC108660722, whose amino-acid sequence is MIAKYIAEDVRKQKFMIGNFYHWKMTDDKDIKSQINEYHKLVDDLKVKKINLQEEFVVGLLIEKLPESWNGYKQQLKHKEKQLSLADLIVHIIIEDTTRREIKASKAKEITTKANLVQGITQRQQRYPYELDHKPKAPHPTFKKKGSCFVCGKPGHHAAQCKKRTKGNDKPANPKVNLVKADESDDVIVAVISQANMVAIVKEWVVDSGEGEETIYLGDSRTAQVLGKRKVLLKLASGKTLALNDVLHVPNIRANLVSVAY